A window of the Candidatus Wallbacteria bacterium genome harbors these coding sequences:
- a CDS encoding M20/M25/M40 family metallo-hydrolase gives MKNHPAVNLLRKLISIDSTNPFQIEKISTDPSTWIFSGNEQKIAAELKKQLKKSGFTTSDQAVHRCPDGKICRNLLAEKGKGKWKKSLLFYGHMDTVTAKPWLSLSEALTPERTELSDAGTLREVIVGLGANDMKAGLAVMATAFSGLDPDFKIKLAFGCDEEFYSLGANVLAGSDFMADVAAIVVPEMGDGPNPSCGVRTIGLGRLGRCEYVIRVPGTGGHGSESRNPAFVNPASECAKIILELEKIRLDFIDRFRFVPESVQKAPLVNQIEGSFFVNKVEIGDGNLSIPASGEITVDWTFTPGFSIERAEQLLQSLIAEMYKTKNLAKTIVSGKFLPVTVSRKLRPTLHSDAYLTPHDHPFVKFVISQLKSGAGFTGFNMGYSVADENVFKRLHPEIPVLVLGPIGDFSHRAGEWVDLKSVEELSDAYQRIVEKFPEYLREIES, from the coding sequence CATAGACTCCACAAACCCTTTTCAGATCGAGAAAATTAGCACAGATCCATCCACCTGGATTTTTTCAGGCAATGAGCAAAAAATAGCAGCTGAACTGAAAAAGCAGCTCAAAAAATCCGGATTCACTACTTCTGATCAGGCAGTGCACAGGTGCCCGGATGGGAAAATCTGCCGGAATCTGCTTGCAGAAAAGGGGAAGGGGAAATGGAAAAAGTCCCTGCTTTTCTATGGCCACATGGATACTGTGACTGCCAAACCCTGGCTTTCGCTCTCTGAAGCCTTGACTCCTGAACGAACTGAACTTTCTGATGCAGGGACTCTGCGTGAAGTCATAGTCGGCCTGGGAGCCAATGACATGAAAGCAGGGCTCGCTGTAATGGCAACTGCTTTTTCCGGGTTAGACCCGGATTTCAAAATCAAACTGGCTTTCGGCTGCGACGAGGAATTTTACTCGCTGGGCGCTAATGTTCTGGCAGGATCTGATTTTATGGCAGATGTGGCTGCGATAGTGGTGCCTGAAATGGGAGACGGACCCAATCCATCCTGCGGGGTCCGGACTATCGGGCTTGGCAGACTGGGCCGTTGCGAATACGTGATCAGAGTGCCTGGAACAGGCGGGCACGGGTCGGAATCCAGGAATCCCGCCTTTGTGAATCCTGCCTCTGAATGCGCTAAAATCATCCTGGAACTGGAAAAAATCCGGCTGGATTTCATTGACCGCTTCAGATTCGTGCCTGAATCTGTGCAGAAGGCACCGCTTGTCAATCAGATAGAAGGCAGCTTTTTCGTAAATAAAGTCGAGATCGGAGACGGAAATCTCTCAATCCCTGCAAGCGGTGAAATTACTGTAGACTGGACTTTTACACCCGGTTTCAGCATCGAAAGGGCTGAGCAATTGCTTCAATCCCTGATCGCTGAAATGTATAAAACCAAGAATCTTGCGAAAACGATAGTCTCAGGAAAATTTCTGCCAGTGACTGTTTCGCGCAAACTGCGGCCGACTCTACACAGCGATGCTTATCTTACTCCACATGACCATCCTTTTGTAAAATTCGTGATCAGTCAGCTGAAATCCGGAGCAGGATTCACTGGTTTCAACATGGGGTATTCAGTAGCTGATGAAAACGTTTTCAAGCGTCTGCACCCTGAGATACCTGTCCTGGTACTGGGACCGATCGGTGATTTTTCGCACAGGGCAGGGGAGTGGGTCGATCTGAAAAGCGTAGAGGAACTCTCTGACGCCTATCAGAGGATCGTGGAAAAATTTCCGGAATATCTTAGAGAAATAGAATCATAG
- the der gene encoding ribosome biogenesis GTPase Der yields MLKKVALIGRTNVGKSTLFNRLSKKRIAIVEDQPRITRDFIEQELEWEGVRFILEDTGGWDFVPHREIDRLVTEKSQQMLEEADLVVLVIDGQIGVTTDDLEVSRKLRKLKKDVILVVNKIDTPEQKEVRYDYQQLGIRDCVHLSAVHGRNVTELFELILEKLALSKMEHPAEVEQIKVAICGIPNVGKSSLCNRIIGRNRSIVHAEPGTTRDAIDTPVKYRKKEILLIDTAGIRRRSKVHENVEFYSVNRAHHAIDRADVVVLVLDAESEVSHHEQTLAGYLKDNFKCLVIALNKWDLVKDKENTYKKKLEEIERRLKFYAFVPVVTISALDGQRVNKLMDTVLEVQEAKQHFIDPSELKEEIRRALIVQDLSIKGKGLIVKTVKQSPWRCPTFDIGTNLVEKMPVNARRYFERIIRELYPFAGCPLRLIFK; encoded by the coding sequence ATGTTGAAAAAAGTCGCCCTGATCGGCCGGACCAATGTCGGCAAATCCACGCTCTTCAATAGACTGTCAAAAAAGCGGATCGCCATTGTCGAAGACCAGCCCCGCATCACCCGGGATTTCATCGAACAGGAACTGGAATGGGAAGGAGTGCGCTTCATCCTGGAAGACACTGGCGGCTGGGATTTCGTCCCGCACCGGGAAATAGACAGGCTGGTGACTGAGAAAAGCCAGCAGATGCTGGAAGAGGCGGATCTGGTGGTACTGGTGATCGACGGCCAGATCGGCGTGACGACCGACGATCTGGAAGTCAGCCGCAAGCTCAGGAAATTGAAGAAAGATGTGATCCTGGTTGTGAATAAGATTGATACGCCTGAGCAGAAGGAAGTCCGGTATGACTATCAACAGCTCGGCATCAGGGACTGCGTGCACCTCTCTGCAGTGCACGGCAGGAATGTGACCGAATTGTTCGAACTGATCCTGGAAAAGCTCGCGCTCTCAAAAATGGAACACCCTGCAGAGGTCGAGCAGATCAAGGTCGCAATCTGCGGAATTCCCAATGTCGGCAAATCCTCGCTCTGCAACCGCATCATCGGCAGGAATCGCTCCATTGTCCACGCTGAGCCGGGGACAACCCGGGATGCCATCGACACTCCTGTCAAATACCGGAAAAAAGAGATACTGCTGATCGACACTGCAGGCATCAGACGCAGGTCCAAGGTGCATGAGAACGTGGAATTCTACAGCGTGAACAGGGCTCATCATGCCATCGACAGGGCGGATGTTGTGGTCCTGGTGCTGGATGCCGAATCCGAAGTCAGCCATCACGAGCAGACTCTGGCCGGATATCTGAAAGACAACTTCAAATGCCTGGTGATAGCTCTGAACAAGTGGGACCTGGTTAAAGACAAGGAGAATACTTACAAGAAAAAGCTCGAAGAAATCGAGCGCAGGCTGAAATTCTATGCTTTTGTTCCGGTTGTCACGATCTCAGCTCTTGACGGGCAGAGAGTCAACAAGCTGATGGACACTGTGCTGGAAGTCCAGGAAGCTAAACAGCATTTTATCGATCCCTCTGAACTGAAAGAGGAAATCCGGCGCGCCCTCATAGTGCAGGATCTTAGCATCAAGGGCAAGGGCCTGATCGTGAAAACAGTGAAGCAGTCTCCCTGGAGATGCCCGACTTTCGACATAGGCACGAATCTGGTGGAAAAAATGCCTGTCAATGCCAGGCGTTATTTCGAACGCATAATCAGGGAATTGTATCCGTTTGCAGGCTGCCCGCTCAGACTGATTTTCAAGTAA
- a CDS encoding type II toxin-antitoxin system RelE/ParE family toxin, with product MYSLKFSKNVLKFLKEKDRKIQSRILAIFEKFSHDPYDETLDVKPMRGKHNHFRLRVGGFRILFEFRKSENLFYFYKADSRGDVYK from the coding sequence ATGTATAGTCTCAAGTTCTCGAAGAATGTTCTAAAGTTCCTCAAGGAAAAAGATCGCAAAATCCAGTCGAGAATTCTCGCCATATTCGAGAAATTCTCACATGATCCTTATGATGAAACCCTTGACGTGAAGCCCATGAGAGGAAAGCACAACCATTTCAGGCTCCGGGTAGGAGGATTCAGAATTCTGTTTGAATTCCGGAAAAGCGAGAATCTTTTTTATTTCTACAAAGCCGATTCCAGAGGCGATGTGTACAAATAA